From Pirellulales bacterium, one genomic window encodes:
- a CDS encoding carboxypeptidase regulatory-like domain-containing protein, with the protein MHWLHTQMALLDAARAVVSFAANWLLQSTLLIAAGLAVARLARCRGSALQSAIYRTTLAAVIVCPLATALLARGGVSGWSLRMPAAWENEPIKSSPLGVAAVRSQEVEPHDDFDGENVGWDQRVERAPAHHAERPSRWAGARKLAFPTKQPAAERPAPVTVRAPRSAAEAHEPSPFHVRPFGLAAIGFGLIWLAVSALLLARLAMAWRRLRQLRCAGAAAEPAAQQACRQLAALLAVTAPEVRRSPYLASPCLAGLLLPVVLLPEAEASLPLRDVLVHELAHLRRRDGWWNLLTRLTEALFFHQPLVWMLARRLESAAEEVCDDYVVQFGGDRVAYARGLLEIAELSSPPVGAAGVAMVSLRSILARRVMRIVDSSRSLSTRAGNLVLAIVIVGGLTCTLVVGFVGLAQHPSANAEPISTTAAKEPAAGAGNKEQKASEPVAKTKARATADDVAQPGYPLAGAAGSSDIDDLITVTGKVVDPEGKPFAGAKLYAVRWYWEPHIPHPPLAETTSGAEGRFTIAYRKSQFNVDVGRMDQWKEVSIVATADGFGPGWVTWRDLPRGEEATLRLVTDDAPIAGRVVDLEGKPVAGVTLRVGSIHTGKGGNLEGWLAAVRRGEFPWTAVKHLDDSLPQFDAWPPAVMTDDDGRFRVNGLGRERRVHLSFSGPTIAYQEIEAVTRRSNMFPLKFSRSEQESEPVYGAEFELVVPPTQPITGIVRDAETRRPLAGVSIESDMFAGSNFINTRQLRAVSDEQGRYRLVGMPKGAGNQILAVPNDDQPYLMRDVKVPELRGLEPVDVDIELHRGIWITGRITDLRTGEPLIARLHYLPFRSNEYAQKTPEFAKTGSADGFQDRYVSRPDGSYRLVGLPGRAIVAAQCVLGHYRKGVGAEQIAGMNERGNFDTYRNPITPGKKWPSAIKEINPLPGTEEVVCDFALDPGEKVTVNVLDGDGKPVDGFETQGSGQSWSDSPDLHGSFDVITLSPDEARTVIIRHKQRKLGKVIRVRLADHPSRSFSVTLEPTGRIVGRLLDRQGTPLSGAAIEALLKPTGDFSQRLPTTTTDGQGRFEYTDIPAGCRYDFNATAAGMKLGGGWFANDVAVEPGETKDLGDVVYGAAVEGAVKKPAAAKSEPPKEPVEPVANTKAKADSQPAADNKQRPMEKTVSADDDLITVTGKVVDPEGKPFAGAKLYAVRWYWEPHIPHPPLAETTSDADGRFTISYRKSQFTVDVRQIDGWKDVSIVATADGFGTAWVTWSDLPRGKEPTLRLVTDDVPIAGRVVDLEGKPVAGVTVRVGSIITAKGGNLDAWLAAVRRGEFTWTAAQHLDDELPQFDGWPPRVVTGDDGRFSIHGLGRERRVHLSLTGPTIAYRQIVVATRRADMLPLKFNGSEQESELVYGAEFELVAPPTQPITGIVRDAETRQPLAGVSIESNTFAGSNWINTRYLRAVSDEQGRYRLVGMPKGAGNRILAVPNDDQPYLMRDMKVPELRGLESVDVDIELHRGIWITGRVTDLRTGEPVLARLHYLPFWTNEYAQKTPEFGKPRTPDGFETRYVSRPDGSYRLVGLPGRAIVGAESVLSHYRAGVGAESITGMDEYGRFRTFPNPIEPGKKWPHAMKEINPLPGTEQVACDLALDPGEKLTVNVLDRDGKPLEGFETQGRGVSWSEPQVSRNLHANFDVITLGPEETRTVIIRHKERKLGKVIRVRLADHPTGSLSVTLEPTARVVGRLVDREGTPISGAALEAVLKPHEDLGQALPTTATDEQGRFEYSNVPIGCRYELSATAAGLKPFGSFAKDVAVEPGETKDLGDVVYGAAVEGNKNAETKPANKLEPVNGAIKKAAAIKPASEKIVRGRVLLPGGKPAAGADLYWPHAGSPPPRAAREIEYTKRGVTDAEGWFQIAFSADDLPASGLALYLVAHKPGFGIDWLKVESGEVPAEITLQLVEDRPIRGRVTDTEGRPIAGARLAVNNMWESHDGNLDAFLDAWHLSSRESWRRLDHRLHSPLDAIISTVSDRDGRFELSGIGRERVASVEVIAPGYAADQLRVVNREGFDAGKYNDISRATLSTSQREREQYPRLTGPDFDYVAEVELVVRGKVFTGRDQPRVAGAVVRSFGRGYGQNVEARTDERGRYELHGLPRNRNSLLSVAPLPSSGLIPRTLDLAAAPRQAAIELDVELKQGILVEGRVFDQATGRGLKGGVRFTPLPGNDFVKQPGFDGPLRSRVAESTDEEGRFRLLIIPGPGVLLGQVYGGGARIDGHEIEPYRQATFSEADRKRAMPTEDVDDRHFTATDNSVEFLTSENAAKVLDLARDTGTFHCDLPVDPGKTVQLAIEDDAGRPVRGAFVSGLADCRRFTFRISEPTCTVYALGADRPRRVCILHPERHLAASLTLTGGEHGPVTARLDATAGITGRALDASGEPIADAVVVINYARRSASELDRFVGLERPALKTDDQGRFEVGDVVPGERFALDFREDDAYFRANLTDEQRQLKAGQKLELGDMKVKQL; encoded by the coding sequence ATGCATTGGCTTCACACGCAAATGGCCCTGCTCGACGCCGCGCGGGCCGTCGTCTCGTTCGCGGCCAACTGGCTGTTGCAATCGACGTTGCTGATCGCGGCGGGCCTGGCCGTGGCGCGGTTGGCGCGCTGTCGCGGGTCGGCATTGCAGTCGGCCATTTACCGCACCACATTGGCGGCGGTGATTGTCTGCCCGCTGGCGACCGCCCTGTTGGCCCGCGGCGGCGTCTCCGGCTGGTCGCTGCGCATGCCGGCGGCGTGGGAAAATGAGCCGATCAAATCGTCGCCGCTCGGCGTCGCCGCCGTTCGGTCACAGGAAGTTGAACCGCACGACGATTTCGACGGTGAAAATGTAGGGTGGGACCAGCGAGTGGAACGAGCGCCGGCCCACCATGCGGAGCGTCCCTCTCGGTGGGCCGGCGCGCGCAAGCTCGCTTTTCCCACCAAACAACCAGCGGCAGAACGACCTGCGCCGGTGACCGTGCGCGCGCCGCGATCGGCCGCCGAAGCCCATGAGCCATCGCCGTTCCACGTTCGGCCCTTCGGCTTGGCGGCGATTGGATTCGGCCTGATATGGCTGGCGGTGTCGGCGTTGCTTCTCGCGCGATTGGCTATGGCTTGGCGTCGGCTGCGTCAATTGCGCTGCGCGGGGGCGGCGGCCGAGCCTGCCGCGCAACAGGCTTGCCGGCAGCTCGCGGCCTTGCTTGCAGTCACCGCGCCGGAGGTACGTCGCAGTCCGTATTTGGCCAGCCCTTGCCTGGCGGGGTTGCTGCTTCCCGTCGTGTTGTTGCCCGAAGCCGAGGCGTCGCTGCCGCTGCGCGACGTGCTGGTTCATGAGCTGGCGCACCTGCGCCGCCGCGATGGCTGGTGGAACCTGCTGACGCGGCTGACCGAGGCCCTGTTTTTCCATCAGCCGCTCGTGTGGATGCTCGCGCGCCGGCTGGAGTCGGCCGCCGAGGAGGTGTGCGACGATTACGTCGTGCAGTTCGGCGGCGACCGCGTGGCGTATGCCCGCGGTCTGTTGGAAATCGCCGAGCTTTCGTCGCCGCCCGTGGGCGCGGCCGGCGTCGCCATGGTGTCGTTGCGGTCGATCTTGGCCAGACGCGTGATGCGGATCGTCGATTCGTCGCGCAGCCTTTCCACGCGGGCAGGAAATCTCGTGCTTGCGATCGTGATCGTCGGCGGCCTGACGTGTACGCTGGTCGTCGGATTTGTCGGCTTGGCACAGCACCCGTCGGCCAACGCCGAGCCGATCTCGACTACCGCGGCGAAAGAGCCTGCCGCGGGAGCCGGCAATAAGGAGCAAAAGGCGAGCGAACCTGTCGCGAAAACGAAAGCCAGGGCCACGGCCGACGATGTGGCCCAGCCCGGCTACCCGCTTGCGGGTGCGGCTGGGTCGTCCGATATCGACGACCTGATCACCGTCACCGGCAAAGTCGTCGATCCCGAAGGCAAGCCGTTCGCGGGCGCGAAGCTGTATGCCGTCCGCTGGTATTGGGAGCCGCACATTCCGCACCCGCCGCTGGCCGAAACGACTAGCGGCGCGGAGGGCCGGTTCACGATTGCGTACCGCAAGTCGCAGTTCAACGTTGACGTGGGACGAATGGACCAATGGAAAGAAGTGTCGATCGTCGCCACGGCCGACGGTTTCGGGCCGGGCTGGGTCACCTGGCGAGATCTTCCTCGCGGCGAAGAAGCGACGTTGCGGCTCGTGACCGACGACGCCCCGATCGCCGGACGGGTCGTCGATCTCGAAGGCAAACCGGTCGCCGGCGTCACCCTGCGGGTGGGCAGCATTCACACGGGCAAGGGCGGCAATCTCGAAGGCTGGTTGGCGGCAGTCCGCCGCGGCGAATTCCCGTGGACGGCGGTGAAGCACCTCGACGACAGCCTGCCGCAGTTCGACGCTTGGCCGCCGGCCGTGATGACAGACGACGACGGACGGTTCCGCGTCAACGGCCTCGGCCGCGAGCGCCGCGTCCACCTGTCGTTCAGCGGTCCCACAATCGCCTATCAAGAGATCGAGGCGGTCACGCGGCGGTCGAACATGTTCCCGTTGAAGTTCAGCCGTTCCGAGCAGGAATCCGAGCCGGTCTACGGCGCGGAGTTTGAGTTGGTTGTCCCGCCCACGCAGCCGATCACGGGAATCGTTCGCGACGCCGAAACGCGCCGGCCGCTTGCCGGCGTGAGCATCGAGAGCGACATGTTCGCCGGCAGCAATTTCATCAATACGCGGCAACTACGAGCGGTGAGCGACGAGCAGGGACGCTACCGTCTGGTCGGCATGCCCAAAGGCGCGGGCAACCAGATCCTGGCTGTGCCGAACGACGATCAGCCGTATCTCATGCGCGACGTCAAGGTGCCCGAGTTGCGCGGACTGGAGCCGGTCGACGTCGACATTGAATTGCACCGCGGTATCTGGATTACCGGCCGAATTACCGATCTGCGCACCGGCGAGCCGCTCATTGCCCGGCTACATTACCTGCCATTTCGGTCGAATGAATACGCCCAAAAGACGCCCGAATTCGCCAAAACAGGCAGCGCCGACGGCTTTCAAGACCGCTATGTCAGCCGGCCTGACGGCAGCTATCGTCTCGTCGGATTGCCGGGCCGCGCTATCGTGGCCGCCCAGTGCGTGCTCGGCCATTACCGGAAGGGAGTCGGCGCCGAGCAAATCGCCGGAATGAACGAGCGTGGGAATTTTGACACCTACCGTAATCCCATTACGCCGGGCAAGAAGTGGCCGAGTGCGATAAAGGAAATCAATCCGTTGCCAGGCACGGAAGAGGTCGTCTGCGACTTTGCGCTCGATCCGGGAGAAAAGGTAACGGTCAACGTCCTCGACGGCGACGGCAAACCGGTCGATGGTTTTGAAACGCAAGGCAGCGGGCAGTCGTGGTCCGACTCACCCGACTTACATGGCAGCTTCGACGTGATCACCCTCAGTCCCGATGAGGCCCGCACCGTCATCATCCGCCACAAGCAGCGCAAACTGGGCAAGGTAATTCGCGTGCGATTGGCCGACCACCCGTCGCGTTCATTTTCCGTTACCCTGGAGCCGACGGGCAGAATCGTGGGCAGGTTACTCGATCGACAGGGCACGCCGCTTAGCGGCGCCGCCATCGAGGCCTTGCTGAAACCGACGGGAGATTTCAGCCAGCGGTTGCCGACCACGACGACCGACGGACAGGGCCGTTTTGAGTACACCGATATACCCGCCGGCTGCCGTTACGATTTCAACGCCACTGCCGCCGGCATGAAGCTCGGTGGCGGCTGGTTCGCCAACGACGTCGCCGTCGAGCCCGGCGAGACAAAAGACCTGGGCGATGTGGTTTATGGCGCCGCGGTGGAAGGCGCGGTCAAAAAGCCCGCGGCCGCGAAGTCTGAGCCGCCCAAGGAGCCTGTCGAGCCTGTCGCGAATACGAAAGCCAAGGCCGACAGTCAGCCCGCCGCCGACAACAAACAGCGCCCGATGGAGAAAACAGTGTCGGCGGACGACGACCTGATCACCGTCACCGGCAAAGTCGTCGATCCCGAAGGCAAGCCGTTCGCGGGCGCGAAGCTGTATGCCGTCCGCTGGTATTGGGAGCCGCACATTCCGCACCCGCCGCTGGCCGAAACGACTAGCGACGCTGACGGCCGGTTCACCATTTCGTACCGCAAGTCGCAATTCACGGTTGACGTGCGGCAAATAGACGGATGGAAAGATGTATCGATCGTCGCCACAGCCGACGGTTTCGGGACGGCCTGGGTGACGTGGAGCGATCTTCCGCGCGGTAAAGAACCGACCCTGCGGCTCGTGACCGACGATGTGCCGATCGCCGGACGGGTCGTCGATCTCGAAGGCAAACCGGTTGCCGGCGTCACCGTCCGGGTAGGCAGCATTATCACGGCCAAGGGCGGCAATCTCGACGCCTGGTTGGCGGCCGTTCGCCGCGGCGAATTCACCTGGACGGCGGCGCAACACCTCGACGACGAGCTCCCGCAGTTTGACGGCTGGCCGCCGCGCGTGGTCACGGGCGACGATGGCCGGTTCAGCATACATGGCCTTGGCCGCGAGCGCCGCGTCCACCTGTCGTTGACCGGTCCCACCATCGCCTATCGACAGATTGTGGTGGCCACGCGGCGGGCGGACATGTTGCCCTTGAAGTTCAACGGTTCCGAGCAGGAATCCGAGCTGGTCTACGGCGCGGAGTTTGAATTGGTCGCGCCGCCCACGCAGCCGATCACGGGCATCGTTCGCGACGCCGAAACCCGCCAGCCGCTGGCCGGGGTGAGCATCGAGAGTAACACGTTCGCCGGCAGCAATTGGATCAATACGCGGTACTTGCGAGCGGTGAGCGACGAGCAGGGCCGCTACCGTCTGGTCGGCATGCCCAAGGGCGCAGGCAATCGGATACTGGCAGTGCCGAACGACGATCAGCCGTATCTGATGCGCGATATGAAGGTGCCCGAGTTGCGCGGACTGGAGTCGGTCGACGTTGACATTGAATTGCACCGCGGTATTTGGATTACGGGCCGCGTTACCGATTTGCGCACCGGCGAGCCGGTCCTTGCGCGCCTGCATTACCTGCCGTTCTGGACGAATGAATATGCGCAAAAGACGCCCGAGTTCGGCAAACCGCGCACCCCGGATGGTTTTGAAACGCGCTACGTCAGCCGGCCCGACGGCAGCTATCGGCTGGTCGGATTGCCGGGCCGCGCCATTGTCGGCGCCGAGTCCGTACTCAGCCACTACCGCGCGGGAGTCGGCGCTGAAAGCATCACCGGCATGGACGAGTATGGCCGCTTCAGAACCTTTCCTAATCCCATCGAGCCAGGCAAGAAATGGCCGCATGCCATGAAGGAGATCAATCCGTTACCTGGCACTGAACAGGTTGCCTGCGACCTGGCTCTTGACCCGGGAGAAAAGCTAACGGTCAACGTGCTCGACCGCGACGGCAAACCGCTCGAAGGGTTTGAAACTCAAGGCCGCGGAGTGTCATGGTCCGAACCACAGGTCTCGCGGAACCTGCACGCCAACTTCGACGTGATCACGCTCGGTCCGGAGGAAACTCGCACCGTCATCATCCGCCACAAAGAGCGCAAGCTGGGCAAGGTCATTCGCGTGCGATTGGCTGATCACCCGACGGGTTCGCTTTCCGTTACGCTCGAGCCCACGGCAAGAGTTGTGGGGAGGTTAGTCGATCGAGAGGGTACGCCGATCAGCGGCGCCGCCCTTGAAGCCGTACTCAAGCCGCATGAAGATCTCGGCCAGGCGCTGCCTACTACCGCAACCGACGAGCAGGGCCGTTTTGAGTACAGTAACGTACCCATCGGCTGTCGTTACGAACTCAGCGCAACAGCCGCCGGTCTAAAGCCGTTTGGATCGTTCGCCAAAGACGTCGCCGTCGAACCCGGTGAGACGAAAGACCTGGGCGACGTGGTTTATGGCGCCGCAGTGGAAGGCAATAAAAATGCCGAGACAAAGCCGGCAAACAAACTAGAACCGGTTAACGGCGCGATCAAAAAGGCTGCGGCCATTAAGCCTGCCAGCGAGAAGATCGTCCGCGGCCGCGTGCTGTTGCCCGGCGGCAAGCCGGCGGCGGGAGCCGATCTCTATTGGCCGCATGCTGGCTCGCCGCCGCCAAGGGCGGCCAGGGAAATCGAATATACGAAGCGCGGCGTGACCGATGCGGAAGGGTGGTTTCAAATCGCATTCTCGGCGGACGATCTTCCGGCGTCTGGTCTGGCGCTGTATTTGGTCGCGCACAAGCCCGGCTTCGGCATCGATTGGCTAAAGGTGGAGAGCGGCGAGGTTCCGGCGGAAATCACGCTGCAGTTGGTCGAAGATCGTCCGATTCGCGGACGCGTGACCGATACGGAAGGCCGGCCAATCGCCGGCGCACGGCTGGCCGTCAACAATATGTGGGAATCGCACGACGGCAACCTCGACGCCTTTCTGGATGCCTGGCATCTGAGCTCGCGCGAGTCGTGGCGAAGACTCGACCACCGATTGCACTCGCCATTGGATGCGATCATCAGCACCGTCAGTGATCGCGATGGCCGCTTTGAACTATCTGGCATCGGTCGCGAGCGCGTGGCGTCAGTCGAGGTCATTGCGCCGGGCTACGCGGCCGATCAGTTGCGCGTGGTCAACCGCGAAGGGTTTGACGCCGGCAAATACAACGATATTTCGCGGGCCACGCTGTCGACGTCCCAACGCGAGAGGGAACAGTATCCGCGATTGACTGGTCCAGACTTCGATTATGTAGCCGAGGTGGAACTCGTCGTTCGCGGCAAGGTTTTTACCGGCCGAGATCAACCGCGCGTCGCGGGAGCCGTCGTCCGCTCCTTTGGCCGTGGATATGGCCAGAACGTGGAGGCTCGAACCGACGAGCGCGGTCGCTACGAACTGCACGGGCTACCGAGAAATCGCAACTCGCTGCTTAGCGTCGCGCCGCTACCGAGTAGCGGCCTGATTCCCCGAACGCTTGATCTTGCCGCGGCGCCGCGGCAAGCGGCGATCGAGCTTGACGTGGAGCTGAAGCAGGGCATTCTGGTTGAAGGTCGCGTGTTCGACCAAGCGACCGGCCGTGGACTCAAGGGTGGCGTGCGTTTCACGCCGCTGCCCGGCAATGACTTTGTCAAGCAACCGGGCTTTGACGGGCCTCTGCGCAGCCGCGTCGCCGAGAGCACGGACGAGGAGGGGCGTTTTCGCCTGCTGATTATCCCCGGCCCCGGCGTGCTTTTGGGCCAGGTGTACGGTGGCGGAGCGCGAATCGACGGGCACGAAATCGAGCCCTACCGCCAGGCCACCTTCAGCGAGGCAGACCGCAAGCGCGCCATGCCGACCGAGGATGTCGATGACCGTCATTTTACGGCCACTGATAACTCAGTCGAGTTTCTGACGAGCGAAAACGCGGCCAAAGTGCTCGATCTGGCTCGCGATACGGGGACGTTTCATTGCGATTTGCCAGTCGATCCGGGCAAAACGGTACAACTTGCCATCGAAGACGACGCCGGGCGGCCAGTCCGCGGGGCATTCGTGTCGGGGCTCGCGGACTGTCGGCGTTTCACATTCCGAATAAGCGAGCCGACTTGCACCGTCTACGCTCTCGGCGCCGACCGGCCGCGACGAGTCTGCATTCTGCATCCAGAGCGACACTTGGCGGCCTCGCTGACCTTGACGGGCGGAGAGCACGGGCCGGTTACGGCTCGTCTCGATGCTACGGCCGGCATCACGGGCCGTGCGCTCGACGCCAGCGGCGAACCGATCGCCGACGCGGTTGTGGTGATAAACTATGCACGCCGTAGCGCGAGCGAGCTCGACCGCTTCGTCGGATTGGAACGTCCGGCACTCAAGACGGACGACCAAGGCCGGTTTGAGGTTGGCGACGTAGTGCCCGGCGAACGCTTCGCGCTCGATTTCAGGGAGGACGACGCATACTTTCGCGCGAACCTGACCGATGAACAACGCCAGCTCAAGGCCGGGCAAAAGCTGGAGCTGGGCGATATGAAGGTGAAGCAACTATGA
- a CDS encoding BlaI/MecI/CopY family transcriptional regulator: MAATRLGRVQLVIMQVLWRRGRATAREITEDINRRGPIAHSTVQTLLRGLEEKGAVSHEAQERTFVFFPLVQEQEFKQSATRDVLQRVFGGSVSGLVAHLLKNENVSREEIEEIRKLIHRRIKK; encoded by the coding sequence ATGGCGGCAACCCGACTTGGCCGAGTGCAACTCGTCATCATGCAGGTCTTGTGGCGGCGCGGGCGGGCGACGGCCCGTGAAATCACCGAAGACATCAACCGGCGCGGACCGATCGCCCACAGCACCGTGCAGACCTTGCTGCGCGGCTTGGAGGAAAAAGGCGCCGTGTCGCACGAAGCCCAGGAGCGGACGTTCGTGTTCTTTCCGCTCGTCCAAGAACAGGAGTTCAAGCAGAGCGCCACGCGCGACGTGCTCCAGCGCGTGTTCGGCGGCAGCGTGTCGGGCCTGGTGGCCCATCTGCTGAAGAACGAGAACGTCTCACGGGAAGAGATCGAGGAAATTCGCAAGCTCATCCATCGACGCATCAAGAAGTGA
- a CDS encoding SDR family oxidoreductase: MDSELTGQTAVVTGSSSGIGRAIALELAAAGANVIVHARRSREAAQKVVEQIRCVGRQAEVALCDLSDETTHEPLVERAWDWQGSVAIWINNAGADVLTGEAARLPFERKLDRLWRVDVAAAMRLSRLIGAKMKAAGSGTIVNLGWDQAEQGMAGDSGELFAATKGAVMAFTRSLAKSLAPEVRVNCLAPGWIRTAWGDRASNYWQERARRESLLGRWGTPEDVARAARFLVSPAASFITGQILPVNGGYRGG, from the coding sequence GTGGATTCCGAACTAACCGGGCAAACCGCCGTCGTGACCGGCTCTTCCAGCGGAATCGGCCGGGCCATCGCGCTGGAGTTGGCGGCCGCCGGGGCCAATGTGATTGTCCATGCCCGTCGTTCGCGGGAGGCCGCCCAGAAGGTCGTCGAGCAAATCCGCTGCGTTGGCCGGCAAGCGGAGGTCGCGCTCTGCGATCTCTCCGACGAGACGACGCATGAGCCACTGGTCGAACGGGCCTGGGACTGGCAGGGCAGCGTTGCCATCTGGATCAACAACGCCGGAGCCGACGTGCTCACCGGCGAGGCCGCCCGTCTGCCCTTCGAGAGAAAGCTGGACCGGCTCTGGCGCGTCGACGTGGCGGCCGCGATGCGGCTCAGCCGGCTGATCGGGGCCAAGATGAAGGCCGCTGGTTCGGGGACGATCGTCAACCTCGGTTGGGACCAGGCCGAGCAGGGCATGGCGGGCGACAGCGGCGAGTTGTTTGCGGCCACGAAAGGCGCGGTGATGGCCTTCACGCGCAGCCTGGCGAAGTCGCTGGCTCCGGAAGTGCGTGTCAATTGCCTGGCGCCCGGCTGGATTCGCACCGCCTGGGGCGACCGGGCCAGCAACTACTGGCAAGAGCGTGCTCGGCGCGAGAGCTTGCTGGGACGCTGGGGCACGCCCGAAGACGTGGCCCGCGCCGCGCGGTTTCTCGTCTCGCCGGCGGCGTCGTTCATCACCGGGCAAATCCTGCCCGTCAACGGCGGCTATCGCGGTGGATAG
- the hypF gene encoding carbamoyltransferase HypF: MSFSNSGSGRTARRITIRGVVQGVGFRPFVYRAAQHHHIGGWVLNDATGVEVHAEGVAADLDAFVEELRSNPPPAASIADFAVREAAAEGFDDFQIRTSQRETAPTVRISPDLAVCSDCLRELSDRRDRRYRYPYINCTNCGPRYSIIRSLPYDRANTTMAAWKLCPTCRHEYENPLDRRYHAQPTACAACGPDYSLIEGEACLPSSQAAIARAAELLRAGAILAVKGIGGYHLACDAGNPQALSALRERKFRKEKPFALMGRDLDAVRRLVRPTDDHERLLADRARPIVLVPARAQLSLVAPDNDSLGVMLPYAPLHFLLFEAGAPDVLVLTSANRSSEPIAYRDDDARQRLAGIADAFLIGQRPIARRVDDSVLAVRDGRPFMVRRARGYAPAAVCRLPCRQPILALGADLKNSVTLVVDGQALVSQHLGDLDDYETGLAFEETVHDLLSMYEIDASELTVVHDLHPQFVSTRFAAALPAARRMAVQHHQAHVASVLAEHGLFDERVLGVAFDGTGYGTDAAIWGGEFFVGSLPTGFERCAWLRSVRMPGGDAAARFPVQAAAGYLAEIDRLPDMSKPPFLFPSRFDAARAMVAKDVRCHISSSMGRLFDAVAALAGFTRETTFEGQAAIWLEHQARQAPPQPGYAFTGLDPRPLFQAIVKDRLAGRDPCEIAAAFHVALADATMAQVELLCRKHKIDLVAFSGGVFQNELLWGLLSERLSARPQLRAITNSAVPVNDGGIALGQAALAAQTPA, from the coding sequence ATGTCTTTTTCAAATTCCGGTTCTGGTCGCACCGCTCGCCGCATTACCATTCGCGGCGTCGTGCAAGGAGTCGGCTTTCGACCGTTCGTCTACCGCGCGGCCCAACACCACCATATCGGCGGCTGGGTGCTTAACGATGCCACCGGCGTGGAAGTTCATGCCGAGGGCGTCGCCGCCGATCTCGACGCTTTTGTGGAGGAGTTGCGGTCGAATCCGCCGCCGGCCGCAAGCATCGCCGACTTTGCGGTGCGCGAAGCCGCGGCGGAAGGTTTTGATGATTTTCAGATCCGCACGAGCCAGCGCGAAACGGCGCCCACCGTGCGCATCTCGCCCGACCTGGCTGTGTGCTCCGACTGCCTGCGCGAGTTGAGCGATCGGCGCGACCGCCGCTACCGCTATCCCTATATCAATTGCACCAATTGCGGCCCGCGATATTCCATCATCCGCAGCCTGCCTTACGATCGCGCGAATACGACGATGGCCGCCTGGAAGCTCTGCCCCACCTGCCGCCACGAATACGAGAACCCCCTCGACCGCCGCTACCATGCGCAGCCGACGGCCTGCGCCGCGTGCGGGCCGGACTATTCGCTCATCGAGGGCGAGGCCTGCCTGCCATCGAGCCAGGCCGCGATCGCACGCGCGGCGGAACTGCTCAGGGCCGGCGCCATTCTCGCCGTGAAGGGAATTGGCGGCTATCATCTGGCCTGCGACGCCGGCAATCCGCAGGCGCTCTCCGCGCTGCGCGAGCGGAAATTCCGCAAAGAAAAACCGTTTGCCTTGATGGGCCGCGATCTGGACGCGGTGCGGCGGTTGGTGCGGCCGACCGACGACCACGAGCGGCTGCTCGCCGATCGTGCCCGGCCGATCGTGCTCGTGCCGGCGCGTGCCCAACTGTCGCTGGTGGCGCCCGACAACGATTCGCTGGGCGTCATGCTGCCCTACGCGCCGCTGCATTTTTTGCTGTTCGAGGCAGGCGCCCCCGACGTGCTGGTGCTGACCAGCGCCAACCGTTCCAGCGAGCCGATCGCCTACCGCGACGACGACGCTCGCCAGCGGTTGGCCGGCATCGCCGACGCCTTCCTGATCGGCCAGCGGCCCATCGCGCGGCGCGTCGATGACTCGGTGCTGGCCGTGCGCGACGGCCGGCCTTTCATGGTGCGTCGGGCGCGCGGTTACGCCCCCGCCGCCGTCTGCCGCTTGCCGTGCCGGCAACCGATTCTGGCCTTGGGCGCCGACTTGAAGAACAGCGTGACGCTGGTCGTCGACGGTCAGGCCCTGGTGAGCCAACACCTGGGCGATCTCGACGACTATGAGACGGGCCTCGCCTTTGAGGAAACGGTCCACGACCTGCTGTCGATGTATGAAATCGACGCGAGTGAATTAACGGTCGTCCACGATCTGCACCCGCAGTTTGTCTCCACGCGGTTCGCCGCGGCCTTGCCGGCGGCGCGGCGCATGGCCGTACAGCACCACCAAGCGCACGTCGCCAGCGTGTTGGCCGAGCATGGCCTGTTTGACGAGCGGGTGCTGGGCGTGGCCTTCGACGGCACGGGCTACGGCACCGACGCCGCGATCTGGGGCGGAGAATTTTTCGTGGGCAGCTTGCCGACGGGCTTCGAGCGATGCGCGTGGCTGCGATCGGTCCGCATGCCGGGCGGCGACGCGGCCGCGCGGTTCCCGGTGCAAGCGGCCGCAGGCTACCTGGCCGAGATCGACCGTTTGCCCGACATGAGCAAGCCTCCCTTTTTGTTTCCATCGCGATTCGACGCCGCACGGGCCATGGTCGCCAAAGACGTCCGCTGCCACATTTCCAGTTCAATGGGCCGGCTGTTCGACGCGGTGGCTGCGCTGGCCGGCTTTACCCGCGAGACGACGTTCGAGGGCCAGGCGGCGATATGGCTGGAGCATCAGGCCCGCCAAGCGCCGCCCCAGCCCGGTTATGCGTTTACCGGCCTCGACCCGCGACCGTTGTTCCAAGCCATTGTGAAGGACAGGCTTGCTGGCCGAGACCCCTGTGAGATCGCCGCGGCGTTCCATGTTGCCTTGGCCGACGCCACGATGGCACAGGTCGAGCTGCTTTGCCGCAAGCACAAGATCGACTTGGTCGCTTTTTCCGGCGGAGTGTTCCAGAACGAACTGCTTTGGGGGCTGCTCAGCGAGCGTCTTTCGGCCCGGCCGCAGCTTCGAGCAATTACAAACAGCGCCGTGCCCGTCAACGACGGAGGAATCGCGTTAGGCCAGGCCGCCCTGGCGGCGCAGACGCCTGCGTAA